CGCCTCCTGGGTTGTATTGAGGTACCTGAGCCTTGCCATATCTGAGAGACTGCAAGGGATACGATATTTAGGTTTCTACATCTAGGACCTTGCAACACTTCAACCTCCAGAACACAAACGTTTAGGTTGCTACCACTAGgctagtatgtgtgtttatgtagtgGTGATATCCCCAGAATACCCAGAAGGCTTTGCTGTATATACGATACCACTGTATATGACAACAATGGAAAGTATTTGGACTGCAACCAGTTGCTATAGATGTAGTCGATTATACACATTTTGAAACTCGtcatgtatattttatttattttattaaggAATCACATTGTATGTTTGTTTTCCGAACTTAGGCATTTTATATGTATTTTGATCTCAAGTATGTAATATTATAAAGGTTTACTGTGGTTCAGATGTAAAGTATAGCCTATAGCACATAAGCACCGCCAGTTGAATCATATTTAGTCCGTGCTAGTATTTAGTCCATCATGTACTGTATTTAATTGGTTATATTTGACAATCCTGTATGAAATATCATCttaaaagaagaaaataaactAAGCTACATCATTTAAAGTTTGATTAAAAGATAAAAAATGAACACCTTAgttgattttttatttttttatcgacTCAACAAAAATCATTTTTTGACTTCTGGGATGTACCATGGTTATGTTATGCTAACAGGTTAGTTATCCTGTGGGCTCCACAGCGTCCAGATTGATGCAGGCGGTAATGCCTCTCCAACGGCCAGATGAGACAGGGACGGGGCAGGGCCGGCCAGGGCAGGGCCGGCACTGATGCTGCTGGGATGAATGCCTGAACAGACACAGGGAACAACCTCAGGACAGAGCACTCTCACAGTCCCTTAGATGAGTGATGGCCCCTGCAAGACTACACCAAAAGACTAGCATCTTTCCCCTTTTAAGAAAGTGAATCAATCCCTTCCACCgcccccctcgccctcctctaCTCTACCACCTCATTCAGCTCCAATCTAGGTGGGATACCCTTTCAGCGTTTTAGGAAGTGCATTGTCCTGCCCTGGGAGGGATGTGACAGGGGCCTGTGATTGCTCTGGAAAGAAGGGATGCATTGTATTGGAACAGCAGTGTTGCAGCCTTCGCAAGACAGTGGAGCTCCCAGACTCCAGACGATAAGAGCTTTTGAAAAACTGAaatgttttaaataaaacttcaCTCATGCAACTGCTTAGATGACATATAAACCTGCAAATTAATTTGTGCTATGACAATCAAATATAGATGGTCATGCAAGACCCTCTAAAGACATACACAAAATACCTTACCTGGATTGAGATGTGATTGTTGTAAACACTGCCACCTTGTGGATTGTGAAAGGACCTCAGCGTGACTTGAACCTGATACTAATAATCCTCACAATTGCAGCATACATGCACTTTGTAAACTAATTGTTCATGTTTTGTAATACTGCTACAAATCTAGGAGACTTATCAGGGttcctgcaggtttcagtaagtcaaataagacattttaagaccataaagattgaaatttaacACCTACACGATGCATTACCAAAACAATATTCAAAATCAAAAGAAACCTGACCTTTTATCAGTTTTATTTATCTTTAAGTCCAAAAGCAAAAATTGAGCTGTAAGAAGATCCTTCAGCCAGATTTGACCCCCTCCCCGTAATTCAAACCCTGGACTctagagctccgctttgtaggctaCGACTCAATAcattttttgctactttgtaaTACTTTCTGTGGCCAgcgtttctggaaatgaacgagggtaaaaccttttttagacaTGACTAactgaaatttaagaccttggACAAAAATCTGTCAGTTTTAAGatgttttaaggccttaaatttaaagttccgaattttagactttttaagaccccgcgggaacCCTGATTATAGACAACGTAAGGAAATCTGGATTCCTTGAGAAACTTCTTTTCTACACCCTTCTCACATGAGTAAAGGCAGGATCAATTATGAACTGGACAAAATACACTGCACATGACAAGCTGAAAGTTTTATTAATTACTATAAAACAGTATGGATCAGAAGATGAGGAAAACATCTAACAACAAACATGGATTTAGAGGCAAGAGCAAATCATATACTGGCACCGCTTGATCTCCAAAAGCAGCTACAATTTATTTACAAAGCCCTATTCTGACAATGTTCTGGAGAAAAAAGGCCTCAACTACAGTACACAAATAAGGACAGGAACAAAGAAGACACGTACAGAATAAAAATCAACCTTTCTGGACTTTAGCGATCAACTCGTCACAAAGGCTGGTCAGTTCCTCGACCTCTTTCAccttgaggggaggagagacaacaTTGGATTAGAAAACAGCCTTGAAACAACTAGCCTAACTTCAAGCCTCGGTCAAAATTAGAACATACATTCCTACAAGATCGGTTATTTTTGACGATTCTGTACGGTACACGATGGACTATACTAAATCACAACCAACGTACTTTCTGGTCCAGGTTCTTGTCCAGCGACTGCACCTTCAGCTGCTCCCGGCGTAGCTGTGCTTTAAGAGCAGAAGACTCAGACTTCAGCTTGGAGCGCACCTCAGCGATCTCTCCATTggccctgcagacacagagtcCATCATTTAGTCATACGGGACGTCATGACAACACACAACGATGACGCGGACACGGGGTGTGTGGACGCTGGACTAGCTCCACTCACAGGCTGATCTTCTCCTCTGCGTGGGCTTTCAGCGCCTGGTAGCGCTGTTCCACCTTCTTGATCTCAGCCAGGTAGTCCTGAGCGCACTTCTTCAGGACCTCCTCGTTCTAGGCAGGAGGGGGACATCACAGGAATGTTTAGTGGGTTCATGAGACTGTGTGACACCCAAATTCAACAGGTGCAATGTCAGCAAGTGTCTAACATAAATTGgtcaaacaaaaccaaaaacaatagCAGCCAAGCTTATCCTGCCAAACAACCCACAACATAATATACCAACAAGTAAATCCTCTTTTCGAAACTGACCTTTTTATAACCCCCAATGGCATCCTTGTGTTTGTCCAGTCTCTTGCAGAGGTCGGAGAGGGACCTCTCCATGGCGTTCAGATCCGTGGCGatctgctccttctcctgcagAACCTTGCAGAGGGCAGACTGGGCCATGTCCTTCTCTTTCTGATGCTCCGCTGCAGCGGGGGGGAACAAACCATGCCTCGCATTCAAAACCTACCCAAACACAAAACACctcctaaatgtaaaaaaaactaaaccaaAAGCCGCATACCCATCATCTGAACGATCGTGGTTTCATACCCAGAGAGAATGTTCCTGTCGGAGTAAGGAAAGACAGTTAATAAACATATCGAACGAAAAGCAAGTGACTGAAGCGACTGTGCGCTGGCTCGCCGGTCTACCTCAGCTCTTGGTTATCCAGAGACAGCTCGTCATACTTGGCCACCCactgcttctccttctcctgttccCGTGCCTCGACCCTCGCGATGGCATCATCCATGTCCTTCTGACTGTACTTCAGCACTTCAATGATGGCATCCTCGCTACTGGGCTGGGAGAAGGCAGGGGCCAGACTCTCTAGCAGAGGAGCGCTCTGCACCAGAACAACACAAATAAAGGAAAATAAGAATGGGGGGAGAAGGCAGACCTTGAAATTGATTTACATACTTCATTACTGTGacccccccttccacacacacttccaaaagGTTGTACTAAATGAGTGAAAACTTTAAATCATTGACAGTTTACTTACTTGTGCTGGAATGCCTGAAAACCTGAAGTCATCCATTTTCGGGACGCTCATGCTTTCCTTGGCGCCGGAACGGTTCGTCTCCATACTGAAACAATCACAGAACTTCTCAATCAATTCGTACCAAAAGCTGGACAAATAAGTCACGTTGTTTCAGTCAGTCCTGTACAGAATCAGTCTTGGTAAAACAGAAGGTAGTTGTGAAACCCACCGGGAGGCGAAGGCAGCAGGGCGAGGGAGGTTGTCCAACCCTGGGGCACCGCCAGCCTTCTTAGGGCTCTCCCTAAGCAGGGGGTCAAACTTCAGGTACAacgactgtttcctcagtgCAGACTCCTTGAACTGGAAAAATCAAGAATAGAGTTGGTGGATATAGAATTATGgatacataacatttcatagcTCATAGAAAAATGAATAAACACTCACAGTGGTGGATCCAAACTGCTCCAGGTAGTCCATCTGACCGTCAAAGTCATTCGACATAACTAGGGAGAAGGGAGGCCCAAGTTAGTCAACTGAAAGTCCTAACGTGAGAACATGTTGGTTTCGTTCTCTTTACACATTTGACTTACACATTGCTCCGGGAACAAAGTCCTCCATGGGTTCCATGCCATTTTTTGGAGCCTGTTCAAAATGGGCAAATTCTGGAGTGCTGAGCACAGGCTGGGCTGGTTCTCTGGAGGATTCCTGATCGTTCAGAGGGCCAGGCAGGGGCTGCTGACACTGTGCAATGTCATTCACTCCCAGGAAGCCAGTAGCATTGTCCGATCGCTCATGTGTCTGGGTCAGGTGATCATGGCCCTGGTGGATGTGTCCAATGGCAAGAGTAGACACATCCGTTACAGGGATTCCAAACTCACTTTCCGTCTTCGGGTTAGTGTCCAAGCGAATGACAGTCGCTGGGCTGTCATCTCCCTCACAAGAAACAATGCTGGAAACGGAAAGACAACGAAAAGCCAGGTTCACTTTCAAAGCATATCCAATAGTTAGTCACAGATTATTTCATCTTTCTACCAACAAACCAAggctcaacataaaaatagtCCATAACATTTCAGTTAGTTAAATATTGAAATATGAAACGTACGTTGGGGGTGATGATGAAGTATTTTGCTCGACAGGATCATCCATATGCTCAGTAGCAACCTCTTCAACTGGAGAGGGTGTCTTACCCTGTGGACTGGACATCACACCACACTTAGGAGAGTCGGTCATTTTAGCATTTGAACCGAAGGGATTATAGTTGGGGTCATCCAACTTGTCAAAGTCAAAGGCGTAAGCGCCCTTGGGAACAGCCACTTCAGCAACAGCATCATCCGCTTGCTTTACTGGAGGGCTCTGAGATGAGACGGAATCCTTCTTTTCAGGTACTGGCTTCTTTGCTGTTGCCTTCATGCCTGCTGGTCTTTTGCCAAACTTTTTAGGAGGAGGCTTGTGTTTTACTGCTCCATCATCAAAATTGAACTCTAGTTTGACTGCGCCTTCTTTGGGAGGAAGCAGGGATTCAGCAGGTGGCTGGCTGGAAGTAGGGGACATTGCAGCAATGGGCTTCATCTCTGGAAGGACAGGGGTCTCTAGGATTGGCTGAGACACCGTCAAGACCTCAGCTTCCATTTCCTGCTTCTCTGGAAGGACAGGGGTCTCTACGATTGGCTGAGAAACCGTCAAGACCTCAGCTTCCATTTCCTGCTTCTCTGGAAGGACAGGGGTCTCTACGATTGGCTGAGACATCGTCAAGACCTCAGCTTCCATTTCCTGCTTCTCTGGAAGGACAGGGGTCTCTACGATTGGCTGAGACATCGTCAAAACCTCAGCTTCCATTCCACCACCCACCTCCAACTCCTGGCGTTCCACTGCAGCAGGTGGATCTTCACATGTTAGCTTCCTGCCAAGCGCCGGAGAATTCTGAATTTTGGAGCCTCCCATTTGGAAAGGGTTGACTGAATCTAGGTCATCAAAATCGAAATTGTAAGAACCCTTGGTGGGTAGGGGAGCATCCTCGAAGACAGAGGAGCGAGATAACGCCTCGTCCTGATCGAGGCAGTCGGACGACACGGCAGGCGTCTCCTCCTCGCTGTTTGATACGTCTTGAAACTCGAAGGCAGAACTCTTAGCCATCACGATCACGCTGCTGTCTGTGGAGGTGACGTCGGCGGACATGTCAGCGATGGAGTTCTCCACTGACGGGAGGAATGGGAGGGTCTCATCGAGCGCTGTGAAAAACTCTTCTGATCTCTCCTCAGGAGTGAATGCATCACCGGTGGCCAGTTCATTCTGTACTGCGGGAATGGGTTCCTCGACTGATTCGCAAGGccttggaggagaggggatcctTTGAGGAGCTCCTTGGAAGGGGTTCATGGCGTCGAGGTTGTCAAAATCCAGCTGATAACCGCCTTTGCTCTGGATGGGCATGTCCTCATTAGGAAAAGGCAACACATCTGTAAAATCTGGTGTGAAAAAAGTTACACGGATATTACTAATAGTTAAATTGTAGAAACTGCAAATATTACAATGAGTAACATAACATGTAAATGTTTCGGATAAAGTAAGTCTTCACCTGATTGTGGTCCATCCAATGTCCCTGTGCTTTCCTGAgtcctgtaaaaaaaaatatatatatataaaataagagGACGGTTTAGTTGCAGACTGTATATATTCTATTGATggactgcatgttctagatcaaATGAAAAAGAATGTGTACTAACTGTAAAGTGGTTGACAACTGCAACGCCTCAAGGGCTTTGGTACACTCATCCAGACTTGTCATTTTCAGGGATTTTGTGGGAGAAACTATTCTTTTTGTGACAGGATCTCTTCTCGGGGtctgaaaacaaacctaaaaaGCCACAACATCGATAGGTCAGTATTCAACTAACAAATTAAGTAGTTGTTGCACTGCAAATCTGCTTGAACTGAACTTGAAATATACCTTTATTCCCTTCGCCACTGATTTGTTGGGGAGATTCTCTGCCTGAGACTGACGAAGAATGGAGGGTCTCCCTGTCGGTTGATCCAGTGAAAAGATATCTAAACTTGTATCGCTTTCGCTGTGCTTTCTTTCTGGGCAGACCCCACGATTCTCATCGTTCACAGGAACTGAACTCATTCTGTATTGAGAGACAAACAAGTTACTGGGCAATATCTAACCACAACCAGAATACCGTCTAAACAGCTGCACCGTCTGATAGGGGTTTGCATGTGAAACGTCAGGAATGGAATACGCCCCATGGCATTCACATCACATGACTAACAAACTGCGCAGTGAATGAATGGCTGTATTCAAGCTCTCTTCATAAGCTCTCTTCATAAGCTACTTGTGCACTTTAGAACCTACCAATAGCTGTAAACAGCACCAACCAGCCTGGGTGTAATACTTAAAGAGAAAGGAGTGCGATAGTGGTAAAAACTATCATTCTCATGCCAACAAACAAAGCTACTCAACTTGTCACGCACGACATCAATATCGAATTGGTTAATACCTAACCAGTGTAAGGCAAGTTATCGTTTTAATATTGAACGCGTAACTCTTTCTTGATGGCATGACCAGGATAGAGGTGTCAAACTGAAATGCTCAAGTAGCTGTTATTTACCCACTGTCCTCACTCCTCACACCAATAGTATTGTGGACTGTCGTTCCATTTCCCTACACACACTGCCGGATCGATCCGTGTCCTGCCAATGTGAACACACCCAATCTGCAACGCTCCGTAATCCTTTACAGTTTGATATCAATGACATATGACTTTACCCGATGTTTATTTATTATCTTAGAGCTCGTTTGCAAATAAAACAGCACAAAGCGTCTGCTAATACCATATCAAAACGTTGGTTTGTAAGCCAAGCTGCTATTGTAGCTTTAGTTAGTTAGCTACAGTATtggagctagctagcctaactaAACCAGCTAGCTCTGGTCAGTTAGCTCGTCTGTCTAGATCTACATTATTAGCTAGCTAAACCAGCTGTCTTGCAGGCAAGCAAGGAAAATCATAAAACATATGCAAACACATAACATAACTGCATAAGCAACGTTGTAAAGCAAGTTTCATGTCCTTAAAAGACATACCTCAAATTAACAGTCACTTACGTGTTAGCTCTCGCAAGTAACGGACTCCACACGGAAAATACTTTTTCGAACACTGCTCGACCTTTTGGTGATTTGTCGCAATTTCGAATTTAAACTCCTCGCTTTGGACCAATGACAGGGCAACACTTCTGAGCACTTCCGGATCCAATAACCAATAGCGTTGCATAGCGAATATAAAAAAAACGGATGTTGTTCTTGATGTTATCAAGAGAGGGCGCGCTAGAACCATTTGCCACTCGGTGGTCAACTCCAAGACACTGGGGGCGCTAAAGTTTTCAAACCCAGACTGAAACTATGAACGAGCCTCCTACAGTAGCACGAGAGCCTGTTTATTCTCTAGTAGCACCAGAGAAAGACTGACTATGGCAATGGTAGCACAGAACGTACCCGCCAATTTCGAAGATGTAAACAGGACTTCTCTTGATTTGTAAACTGGATAACTAGTTACCTTGCCATAAGAAGCCGTTAACTACCACCTTCGCCTTACCATAAGGAGCCAATATGAATACAACGAAGAGTAAAGGTAGTGAAGTTTCATCTTGATGGCTAATATAACATGATCCGATCCTGTTACTTGCTAATGCGCTAGTAGTGATATGCTAGCCATAACTTGCTAACCATGGCATCGAGCAGGATAAATTAGCCCTTGACACCGGTTTAACGTAGTTGGCCTGCTATAACTGGAATTATCTACAGTAATCAACTGtaacaatatatttttttcaacaGATGCTGGGGATTCATCGCAACTTGCTGCCAG
The Osmerus mordax isolate fOsmMor3 chromosome 9, fOsmMor3.pri, whole genome shotgun sequence genome window above contains:
- the tacc3 gene encoding transforming acidic coiled-coil-containing protein 3 encodes the protein MSSVPVNDENRGVCPERKHSESDTSLDIFSLDQPTGRPSILRQSQAENLPNKSVAKGIKVCFQTPRRDPVTKRIVSPTKSLKMTSLDECTKALEALQLSTTLQTQESTGTLDGPQSDFTDVLPFPNEDMPIQSKGGYQLDFDNLDAMNPFQGAPQRIPSPPRPCESVEEPIPAVQNELATGDAFTPEERSEEFFTALDETLPFLPSVENSIADMSADVTSTDSSVIVMAKSSAFEFQDVSNSEEETPAVSSDCLDQDEALSRSSVFEDAPLPTKGSYNFDFDDLDSVNPFQMGGSKIQNSPALGRKLTCEDPPAAVERQELEVGGGMEAEVLTMSQPIVETPVLPEKQEMEAEVLTMSQPIVETPVLPEKQEMEAEVLTVSQPIVETPVLPEKQEMEAEVLTVSQPILETPVLPEMKPIAAMSPTSSQPPAESLLPPKEGAVKLEFNFDDGAVKHKPPPKKFGKRPAGMKATAKKPVPEKKDSVSSQSPPVKQADDAVAEVAVPKGAYAFDFDKLDDPNYNPFGSNAKMTDSPKCGVMSSPQGKTPSPVEEVATEHMDDPVEQNTSSSPPTIVSCEGDDSPATVIRLDTNPKTESEFGIPVTDVSTLAIGHIHQGHDHLTQTHERSDNATGFLGVNDIAQCQQPLPGPLNDQESSREPAQPVLSTPEFAHFEQAPKNGMEPMEDFVPGAMFMSNDFDGQMDYLEQFGSTTFKESALRKQSLYLKFDPLLRESPKKAGGAPGLDNLPRPAAFASRMETNRSGAKESMSVPKMDDFRFSGIPAQSAPLLESLAPAFSQPSSEDAIIEVLKYSQKDMDDAIARVEAREQEKEKQWVAKYDELSLDNQELRNILSGYETTIVQMMAEHQKEKDMAQSALCKVLQEKEQIATDLNAMERSLSDLCKRLDKHKDAIGGYKKNEEVLKKCAQDYLAEIKKVEQRYQALKAHAEEKISLANGEIAEVRSKLKSESSALKAQLRREQLKVQSLDKNLDQKVKEVEELTSLCDELIAKVQKG